Proteins encoded by one window of Bacillus sp. DTU_2020_1000418_1_SI_GHA_SEK_038:
- a CDS encoding B3/4 domain-containing protein, with protein sequence MEIHVSSELCELIPDIKIGVIRYQNIEVGESPQMVKGRLQLFQESIYFELEDKNVTDLDGIKEWRQIFKAVGKDPNRYRHSAEALYRRVKKQNYLQPVNSATDINNFFSLHYQVPIGVYDMDKLNGNVTMRLGKEGEEYVGLNGRPNSLHRLIVTCDDIGAFGSPFVDSERSAITEKTKNAIHIVYLRPSLNKEEANKMVTSLMNMFIQIHGGQGIVNIIGC encoded by the coding sequence TTGGAAATTCATGTTTCGTCTGAGCTTTGCGAACTAATACCAGACATTAAAATCGGAGTTATTCGCTATCAGAATATTGAGGTAGGTGAATCTCCGCAAATGGTTAAAGGACGACTGCAGCTGTTTCAAGAATCCATTTACTTCGAATTAGAGGATAAAAATGTAACAGATTTAGATGGGATCAAAGAATGGAGACAGATTTTTAAAGCAGTAGGGAAAGATCCTAACCGTTACCGTCATTCGGCTGAAGCCCTATACCGCAGGGTCAAAAAGCAAAACTATTTACAGCCTGTGAACAGTGCTACTGATATTAATAACTTCTTTTCTTTGCATTATCAAGTTCCAATTGGTGTCTATGATATGGACAAGCTGAATGGGAATGTGACGATGAGGCTTGGAAAAGAAGGTGAGGAATATGTTGGACTAAATGGAAGACCCAATTCACTTCACCGTTTAATTGTAACGTGTGATGATATCGGGGCCTTTGGCAGCCCTTTTGTAGATTCAGAAAGAAGCGCTATAACTGAAAAAACAAAAAACGCTATACATATTGTTTATTTACGCCCTTCATTAAATAAGGAAGAAGCGAATAAAATGGTCACATCGCTTATGAATATGTTTATCCAAATTCATGGCGGTCAAGGAATTGTAAATATCATTGGGTGCTAA
- the queG gene encoding tRNA epoxyqueuosine(34) reductase QueG: protein MNSARLKQEIIEYSKKIGIDKIGFTTANTFDEMKNRLIRQQELQYQSGFEEKDIEKRVNPALLMDEPRSIISIALAYPSKMSERVVSKKGERRGIFCRASWGEDYHYILRDRLQLLEEFIKGLVPDAKCKSMVDTGELVDRAVAERAGIGWSGKNCSIITPEFGSYVYLGEMITSIPFEPDQPMEDRCGTCNKCIEACPTGALVQGGQLNAQRCIAFLTQTKGFLPEEFREKLGNRLYGCDSCQTACPENKGKNYYFHEEMKPDPETVKPLLKPLLQISNRDFKEKFGPLSGSWRGKKPIQRNAIFALAHFKDETAVDELIEVLNSDSRPVIRGTAAWAIGKIGGETARLALEKALQKEKDEEVLSEINLGLSFFRVK, encoded by the coding sequence GTGAATTCGGCTAGATTAAAACAAGAAATCATTGAATACAGTAAAAAAATCGGAATTGATAAAATTGGCTTCACAACAGCAAATACATTTGATGAAATGAAAAATCGGCTTATTCGTCAGCAGGAGCTTCAATATCAATCAGGATTTGAAGAAAAGGATATTGAGAAAAGGGTTAACCCTGCACTGCTGATGGATGAGCCTCGCTCCATTATCTCCATAGCCCTTGCTTACCCTTCTAAAATGAGCGAGAGAGTTGTAAGTAAAAAAGGAGAAAGACGCGGGATATTTTGCCGTGCATCCTGGGGAGAAGATTACCATTATATTTTACGGGATAGGCTGCAGCTATTGGAGGAATTTATTAAGGGGTTAGTTCCTGATGCCAAATGCAAGTCTATGGTTGACACAGGAGAATTAGTGGACAGAGCAGTTGCGGAACGAGCGGGAATTGGCTGGAGCGGGAAAAACTGTTCTATTATTACTCCGGAATTCGGTTCTTACGTGTATTTAGGAGAAATGATTACATCGATTCCATTTGAGCCTGATCAGCCGATGGAGGATCGTTGCGGCACGTGCAATAAATGTATCGAAGCATGCCCTACTGGAGCTTTAGTGCAAGGGGGACAGCTAAATGCACAAAGATGTATTGCTTTTCTCACACAGACAAAGGGATTTCTTCCAGAGGAATTCAGGGAGAAATTAGGAAATCGTCTATATGGCTGTGATTCATGCCAAACCGCTTGTCCGGAAAACAAGGGGAAGAACTATTATTTCCATGAAGAAATGAAGCCAGATCCTGAAACTGTTAAACCGCTATTAAAACCGTTGCTGCAAATAAGCAACCGGGATTTCAAAGAAAAGTTTGGACCTCTATCAGGATCTTGGAGAGGGAAAAAGCCTATTCAGCGTAATGCCATTTTCGCCTTAGCACATTTTAAGGACGAAACCGCTGTTGATGAACTCATTGAGGTGTTGAATTCAGATTCACGCCCTGTTATCCGCGGCACTGCCGCATGGGCAATTGGAAAAATTGGCGGAGAAACGGCTCGCCTTGCATTAGAAAAGGCTCTACAAAAGGAAAAAGATGAAGAAGTATTAAGTGAGATCAATCTCGGATTAAGCTTTTTTCGAGTAAAATGA
- a CDS encoding amidase domain-containing protein, translated as MREQLQELLEKRVQQCVSQKNRSSTHFCPKIELKKEGLAKRSGEIIKAKSIGNIISVDHGQEEKSSVQYNVHFKYLVKHKDMLFLEEQIEERRAEFYKGILIEDHEINRYAEPKEDTELKIEKEDSEERIVYEYNRLRAVQYAERWWNSYNPAYETFEVNCTNYISQCLHAGGGPMRGYPNRGAGWWMMNKNWSYSWSVANSMRIHLPRASIGLRAKEVTSPEELMLGDVICYDFQGDGRFDHTTIVTAKDANGMPLVNAHTTNSRMRYWAYEDSTAYTPNIKYKFFTIVDDQ; from the coding sequence GTGAGAGAGCAGCTTCAAGAGCTTTTAGAAAAAAGGGTGCAGCAATGTGTTTCTCAAAAAAATAGGAGCTCAACTCATTTCTGCCCAAAAATAGAACTTAAGAAAGAGGGGCTTGCTAAGCGTTCAGGTGAAATAATTAAAGCAAAGTCAATTGGGAACATCATATCCGTTGATCATGGTCAAGAAGAAAAGAGCTCCGTTCAATATAATGTCCACTTTAAATATTTAGTGAAGCACAAGGATATGCTCTTCTTAGAAGAGCAAATTGAGGAAAGAAGAGCTGAATTTTATAAGGGAATATTAATTGAGGATCATGAAATTAATCGTTATGCAGAACCTAAAGAGGATACGGAACTAAAGATTGAAAAAGAAGATTCCGAAGAGAGAATTGTTTACGAGTATAATCGATTAAGAGCTGTCCAATATGCAGAAAGATGGTGGAATAGCTATAATCCAGCCTATGAAACATTCGAGGTTAATTGTACGAATTATATATCGCAATGCTTGCATGCTGGCGGCGGCCCCATGCGAGGGTATCCGAATAGGGGCGCAGGCTGGTGGATGATGAATAAGAATTGGAGCTATAGCTGGTCTGTCGCAAATTCAATGAGGATACACTTGCCTCGTGCATCTATAGGACTTCGGGCAAAAGAGGTTACTAGTCCTGAGGAATTAATGCTGGGTGACGTCATTTGCTACGATTTCCAAGGGGACGGAAGATTTGATCATACAACGATTGTAACTGCTAAGGATGCAAACGGAATGCCATTGGTTAATGCCCATACAACAAACAGCCGAATGCGATATTGGGCATATGAGGATTCAACTGCATACACACCGAATATTAAATATAAATTTTTTACGATAGTCGATGATCAATGA
- the trmL gene encoding tRNA (uridine(34)/cytosine(34)/5-carboxymethylaminomethyluridine(34)-2'-O)-methyltransferase TrmL, translating into MALHVVLYQPEIPANTGNIARTCAATDTTLHLIRPLGFSTDDKMLKRAGLDYWQYVNIIYYDSLDDFFKKTAGGEYFFLTKFGSKPHSSFDYSNKVKDYYFIFGKETTGLPKDVIENNKDRALRIPMNTNVRSLNLSNTAAILIYEALRQQDYVHLE; encoded by the coding sequence GTGGCATTGCATGTAGTTTTATATCAACCAGAAATCCCAGCAAATACAGGAAATATCGCGCGTACTTGTGCTGCAACGGATACGACATTGCATTTAATTCGTCCTCTTGGCTTTTCTACTGATGATAAGATGTTGAAACGGGCTGGGTTGGACTATTGGCAATACGTTAATATTATTTATTATGATTCACTGGATGATTTTTTTAAAAAAACGGCAGGCGGGGAATATTTTTTTCTAACAAAGTTTGGATCGAAGCCCCACTCTTCATTTGACTATAGTAACAAGGTTAAGGATTATTATTTTATTTTTGGAAAAGAAACAACTGGACTCCCTAAGGATGTTATCGAGAATAATAAGGACCGAGCTTTACGAATACCGATGAATACTAATGTCCGTTCCTTGAATTTATCCAACACTGCAGCCATCCTTATATATGAAGCATTGCGACAGCAAGATTATGTACATTTAGAGTAG
- the nfsA gene encoding oxygen-insensitive NADPH nitroreductase — protein sequence MNQSIELLLNHRSVRKFEDKPLTREQIETIVRCAQSASTSSFIQAYSIIGITDQEKKNKLAQIAGDQNYVANNGHFFVFCADLSRHELVGEMENKDVHPSIESTEKFMVALIDTALAAQNAVIAAESMGLGICYIGGIRNNLEDVCNLLKTPKRVIPLFGLAVGFPAQNTDKKPRLPLQSVYHENEYHQDKEEIRNGLEMYNGIISEYYFKRTDGKRNDTWTSQMANMLEKQSRMYMKEFVEKLELNLK from the coding sequence ATGAATCAAAGTATAGAGCTTCTTCTTAATCATCGGTCTGTCAGGAAGTTCGAGGACAAGCCATTAACAAGAGAACAGATTGAGACTATTGTAAGATGTGCACAGTCTGCTTCAACATCAAGCTTTATTCAAGCTTATTCAATTATTGGCATTACAGATCAGGAGAAGAAAAATAAATTGGCCCAGATTGCAGGAGATCAAAATTATGTTGCGAATAACGGACATTTCTTTGTTTTTTGCGCTGATTTATCACGACATGAGCTAGTAGGAGAAATGGAAAATAAGGATGTTCATCCATCCATTGAAAGCACTGAAAAGTTTATGGTTGCCTTAATTGATACGGCATTAGCTGCTCAGAATGCAGTCATTGCTGCGGAATCTATGGGGCTTGGGATTTGTTATATTGGCGGTATCCGCAACAATCTCGAAGATGTATGCAATCTGCTAAAGACACCAAAACGGGTGATTCCTTTATTCGGACTAGCAGTGGGATTCCCTGCGCAAAATACGGATAAGAAACCAAGACTTCCACTCCAATCGGTTTACCATGAAAATGAATACCATCAAGATAAAGAAGAAATTCGTAACGGGCTGGAAATGTATAATGGAATCATTTCTGAGTATTATTTTAAAAGAACAGATGGAAAAAGAAATGATACTTGGACAAGCCAAATGGCCAATATGCTGGAGAAGCAATCGAGAATGTATATGAAGGAATTTGTTGAAAAATTAGAACTAAACCTCAAATAA
- a CDS encoding PrkA family serine protein kinase gives MDILKKIEMYRHEEEKLKWEGTFGEYLEIIKEKPWVAQSAHSRVYNMIKDSGIEDVKGQKRYRFFSNQLFGLEEALERLVEEYFHPAAKRLDVRKRILLLMGPVSGGKSTLVTMLKRGLEAYSHQDRGAVYAIKGCPMHEDPLHLIPHHLRQDFLEEYGIRIEGNLSPLNMMRLEQEYNGRIEDVLVERILFSEDRRVGIGTFSPSDPKSQDIADLTGSIDFSTIAEYGSESDPRAYRFDGELNKANRGMMEFQEMLKCDEKFLWHLLSLTQEGNFKAGRFALISADELIVAHTNETEYRSFISNKKNEALHSRIIVMPIPYNLKVTEEEKIYDKMIRESDVYDVHIAPHTLRVAAMFTILTRLKEPKKGDIDLVKKMRLYDGESVEGYNRADVDELKKEYQDEGMSGIDPRYVINRISSTIIRKEISSINALDVLRSLKEGLDQHPSITQELRERYLNFISLARKEYDEIAKKEVQKAFVYSYEESAKTLMDNYLDNVEAYCNKSKLRDPLTGEEINPDEKLMRSIEEQIGISENAKKAFREEILIRISAYARKGKRFDYNSHDRLREAIQKKLFADLKDVVKITTSSKTPDEQQLKKVNEVVARLIDEHGYNSTSANELLRYVGSLLNR, from the coding sequence ATGGATATTCTAAAAAAAATTGAGATGTATCGACATGAAGAGGAAAAGCTTAAATGGGAAGGGACTTTTGGAGAGTATTTAGAAATTATTAAAGAGAAGCCATGGGTTGCCCAGTCGGCACATTCCCGGGTATATAATATGATCAAAGATTCGGGTATTGAGGACGTGAAAGGGCAGAAACGATATCGCTTTTTCAGTAATCAACTATTTGGTTTAGAGGAAGCACTTGAAAGACTTGTAGAAGAATATTTTCATCCGGCTGCCAAAAGGCTGGATGTTCGAAAAAGAATTCTCTTATTAATGGGGCCTGTTAGTGGAGGGAAATCCACATTGGTCACCATGCTTAAAAGAGGCTTGGAGGCCTATTCCCATCAAGATAGGGGAGCAGTCTATGCGATAAAAGGCTGCCCAATGCATGAAGACCCCTTACATCTAATCCCACATCATCTCAGACAGGATTTCCTTGAGGAATATGGGATAAGAATAGAAGGAAATTTATCTCCGCTGAATATGATGCGTCTGGAACAGGAATATAACGGAAGAATTGAGGATGTGCTTGTAGAAAGAATCCTTTTCTCTGAAGACCGAAGAGTGGGAATTGGCACATTTAGTCCATCCGACCCGAAATCTCAGGATATTGCCGATTTAACTGGAAGCATAGATTTCTCAACCATTGCTGAATACGGCTCTGAATCTGATCCGAGGGCATACCGATTTGATGGAGAGCTGAACAAAGCAAACCGAGGAATGATGGAGTTCCAGGAGATGCTGAAATGTGATGAAAAGTTTCTTTGGCATTTATTATCCTTAACACAGGAAGGAAATTTTAAAGCGGGAAGGTTTGCGCTTATTTCAGCTGATGAGCTAATTGTCGCACATACAAACGAAACAGAGTACCGTTCCTTCATCTCCAATAAGAAAAATGAAGCCCTTCATTCAAGGATTATTGTCATGCCGATTCCGTATAATTTAAAGGTAACGGAAGAGGAGAAGATATATGACAAAATGATTCGCGAAAGTGATGTGTATGATGTTCATATTGCCCCTCATACATTACGGGTGGCCGCGATGTTTACGATCTTAACACGCTTAAAGGAACCGAAGAAAGGCGATATCGATTTAGTTAAGAAAATGCGTCTTTATGACGGGGAAAGTGTTGAAGGCTATAATCGGGCTGATGTAGATGAGCTGAAAAAGGAATACCAGGATGAAGGCATGAGCGGAATCGATCCGCGTTATGTGATCAATCGCATTTCTTCAACGATTATTCGTAAGGAGATCTCCTCCATCAATGCGCTGGATGTTTTAAGATCGCTAAAAGAAGGACTGGATCAGCACCCATCGATAACACAAGAGCTTAGGGAGCGATATTTAAATTTCATATCACTTGCACGTAAAGAATATGATGAAATCGCGAAAAAGGAAGTACAAAAGGCATTTGTGTATTCATATGAAGAATCTGCGAAAACCCTTATGGATAACTACCTGGATAATGTGGAGGCCTATTGCAATAAATCGAAGCTTCGCGATCCTTTGACAGGCGAGGAAATTAATCCAGACGAGAAGCTCATGCGTTCTATTGAGGAGCAAATTGGCATTTCGGAAAATGCAAAAAAAGCGTTCCGGGAAGAGATTCTTATTCGAATTTCAGCTTATGCCCGTAAAGGAAAGAGATTTGATTATAACTCTCATGACAGGCTCCGTGAAGCGATTCAAAAGAAACTATTTGCTGATTTAAAAGATGTTGTGAAAATTACAACCTCTTCCAAAACACCGGATGAACAGCAACTTAAAAAGGTAAATGAAGTCGTGGCGCGCTTAATAGATGAGCATGGCTA